The window GTTGATACGATTATCATCAGTTACATCGTGACTGGAAATCCACTTGCAGCTGTTTCCATTGGTGCTTTTGAATTGGTCACAAAGACGGCGCTGTACTATTTTCATGAGCGTGCATGGAACAAAATTGAGTACGGAAGAAAAAAAATAGAACCGGAGTATCAGATATGAGTAAAAGTTATGATGAAAAAGTCTCTGACGCGCTTGAATTATTAGGTTTACATGTAAAGGGAAAAGACCTCCATGTAAGCTTAGCCTTTAGCCACCAAAATGAAGAT of the Sulfuricurvum sp. genome contains:
- a CDS encoding DUF2061 domain-containing protein, with translation MVEQKKRSILKALSWRATGTVDTIIISYIVTGNPLAAVSIGAFELVTKTALYYFHERAWNKIEYGRKKIEPEYQI